In Juglans regia cultivar Chandler chromosome 13, Walnut 2.0, whole genome shotgun sequence, the following proteins share a genomic window:
- the LOC108993408 gene encoding uncharacterized protein LOC108993408, whose protein sequence is MEAAKSQAEIQSPPAATTPPITPCRKKKNEEATFLEDFKDHIDEFIHASMDEHKSCFKKTIQKMFGMSKIVAERNTHTNGIEVSLPLQTTVSK, encoded by the exons ATGGAAGCAGCGAAAAGTCAAGCTGAAATACAGTCTCCACCTGCTGCTACAACCCCACCCATCACTCCATgtcgaaagaagaagaatgaagaagcTACTTTCTTGGAGGATTTTAAGGACCATATTGATGAGTTCATCCATGCATCTATGGATGAACACAAAAGTTGCTTCAAGAAGACCATACAGAAG ATGTTTGGAATGTCAAAGATTGTTGCAGAAAGGAATACTCACACTAATGGAATTGAAGTCTCTCTGCCACTCCAAACAACGGTATCGAAGTAG